Proteins from a single region of Dysosmobacter acutus:
- a CDS encoding CvpA family protein: MNGGFGPDGQGFTPPPPKERKPRKAIGNKFTRVLINIAVTLVVGAVYFYLRLPALNLHAEEFYTFVLLLCAVYVGSALFTSGFQGEGARGYFSFVKKQCTVPFLVLIVLVATVAVGALSSWVVFRASSYSELLPIETGDFTAEVDEISYGQIPMVDRDSAARLGARKLGELADMVSQFEVLPNYTQINYQGRPVRVTSLGYADLIKWFTNRSDGLPAYLIVDMVSQDVEVVRLNEGMKFTTAEHLGRNLYRHLRFGYPTFMFAEPVFEIDEEGMPWWVCPRMVKSIGLFGGTDIKGAVLVNAVTGESQYYEEVPSWVDQVYVAELIMQQYDYYGQYHNGFFNSIFGQRDVTITTDGYNYIAIGDDVYMYTGVTSVTSDQSNIGFLLSNQRTKETSFYSVAGATEESAMRSAEGQVQQMSYNATFPLLLNIAEQPTYFMALKDAAGLVKMYAMVNVEQYQIVATGQTVADCEINYRQMLANNNLIEKEDANISAGEEDFGPTEFEIADIRTAVIDGSTNYFIGAGEAEGEGQVYFQISMADDPTAAFLQTGDGVLLYYDRIQEPVELLTHDGEPRCTIYKATQIAKVYGASGEPSGSQGAGEGTPTP; this comes from the coding sequence ATGAACGGTGGATTCGGCCCGGATGGCCAGGGCTTTACACCGCCGCCGCCTAAAGAGCGCAAGCCCCGCAAGGCCATCGGCAACAAGTTTACCCGCGTGCTCATCAACATCGCGGTGACGCTGGTGGTGGGAGCGGTCTACTTCTACCTGCGCCTGCCGGCCCTGAACCTCCACGCGGAGGAGTTCTACACCTTTGTGCTGCTGCTGTGCGCGGTGTATGTGGGCTCGGCACTCTTTACCTCCGGCTTCCAGGGGGAGGGGGCAAGGGGGTATTTCAGCTTTGTCAAAAAACAGTGTACAGTGCCCTTCCTGGTGCTCATCGTCCTGGTGGCCACCGTTGCCGTGGGCGCGCTGAGTTCCTGGGTGGTGTTCCGGGCCTCAAGCTACAGTGAGCTGCTGCCCATTGAAACGGGGGACTTTACCGCGGAGGTGGATGAGATATCCTATGGGCAGATCCCCATGGTGGACCGGGATTCCGCCGCCCGCCTGGGCGCGCGGAAGTTAGGCGAGTTAGCCGACATGGTCTCCCAGTTTGAGGTGCTGCCCAACTACACCCAGATCAACTACCAGGGCCGTCCCGTCCGGGTGACCTCCCTGGGGTATGCGGACCTCATCAAGTGGTTTACCAACCGGTCCGATGGCCTGCCCGCCTATCTCATTGTGGACATGGTGAGCCAGGACGTGGAGGTGGTGCGCCTGAACGAGGGCATGAAGTTCACCACGGCCGAGCACCTTGGCCGCAACCTGTACCGCCACCTGCGCTTCGGCTATCCCACGTTCATGTTTGCCGAGCCCGTCTTTGAGATCGACGAGGAGGGGATGCCCTGGTGGGTCTGCCCCCGGATGGTGAAGAGCATCGGGCTGTTCGGCGGAACGGACATCAAGGGTGCTGTGCTGGTCAATGCGGTCACCGGAGAGAGTCAGTATTATGAGGAGGTTCCCTCTTGGGTGGACCAGGTCTATGTGGCCGAGCTCATCATGCAGCAGTACGACTACTACGGCCAGTATCACAATGGCTTTTTCAACTCCATCTTCGGCCAGCGGGACGTCACCATCACCACGGACGGATACAACTATATTGCCATCGGTGACGACGTCTATATGTACACCGGCGTGACGTCCGTCACCTCGGACCAGTCCAACATCGGCTTTTTGCTGAGCAACCAGCGGACCAAGGAGACCAGCTTCTACTCCGTGGCCGGCGCCACCGAGGAGTCCGCCATGCGCTCCGCCGAGGGCCAGGTCCAGCAGATGTCCTATAACGCCACCTTCCCGCTGCTGCTGAATATCGCCGAACAGCCCACTTACTTTATGGCGTTGAAGGATGCGGCGGGCTTGGTGAAGATGTACGCCATGGTCAACGTGGAGCAGTACCAGATTGTGGCCACGGGCCAGACGGTGGCGGACTGCGAGATCAACTACCGCCAGATGCTGGCAAACAACAACCTCATTGAAAAAGAGGACGCCAATATTTCCGCCGGGGAAGAGGATTTCGGGCCGACGGAGTTTGAGATCGCCGACATCCGCACCGCGGTCATCGACGGCAGCACCAACTACTTTATCGGCGCGGGTGAGGCAGAGGGCGAGGGGCAGGTCTACTTCCAGATCAGCATGGCCGACGACCCCACGGCGGCGTTCCTGCAGACGGGCGATGGGGTGCTGCTTTACTACGACCGGATTCAGGAGCCTGTGGAGCTTCTTACCCATGACGGAGAGCCCCGCTGCACCATCTACAAGGCTACCCAGATTGCGAAGGTATACGGGGCGAGCGGGGAACCCTCCGGCAGTCAGGGCGCCGGAGAGGGGACGCCGACCCCTTAA
- a CDS encoding cation:proton antiporter translates to MGNIVMRQPADILLSLALILLSGFALTRLTKKLKLPDVTGYILAGILIGPDLLGLVPPEIIEHMDFVSDVALAFIAFGVGQYFRRETLREMGKGLILVTLLESLLPGAMVALAMRFLFHQDVALSLLLGAIATATAPASTLMTIRQYRADGPFVHLLLAVVALDDGVCLLTFSAASAVVDAMEGAGVSLRSALLPVFWNIAALAMGAALGFLLTVLLTSRRSRGNRLILTIAVLLTLCGVCALIDVSPLLACMVCSAVYINRTGQQDLYAQVDEFTPPVLSLFFIVSGMNLDVMALKTVGLAGLGYFVIRIVGKYLGAYLGCRCIGTDRRTRDWLGFALIPQAGVAIGLAFLGKRVLPEGIGDLLLTVILASSVLYELIGPGCAKLALFRSGAIPTQEKKEASLKKAV, encoded by the coding sequence ATGGGAAACATCGTGATGCGGCAGCCGGCTGATATTTTGCTGAGCCTGGCCCTCATTCTGCTCTCCGGCTTTGCCCTGACCCGACTGACCAAGAAACTGAAGCTGCCGGACGTGACCGGCTACATTCTGGCGGGCATTCTCATCGGACCGGATCTGTTGGGCCTGGTGCCGCCGGAGATCATCGAACATATGGATTTTGTCAGCGACGTGGCGCTGGCCTTCATCGCCTTCGGAGTGGGGCAGTACTTCCGCCGGGAAACGCTGCGGGAGATGGGCAAGGGACTGATCCTTGTGACGCTCCTGGAATCCCTGCTGCCCGGGGCAATGGTAGCGCTGGCCATGCGCTTTTTGTTCCACCAGGATGTGGCGCTTTCCCTGCTGCTGGGGGCCATTGCCACGGCCACGGCGCCGGCCAGCACGCTGATGACCATCCGCCAATACCGGGCTGACGGGCCTTTTGTCCACCTGCTTCTGGCAGTGGTGGCTCTGGACGACGGCGTATGCCTTTTGACCTTCAGCGCGGCCTCCGCCGTGGTGGACGCCATGGAGGGCGCGGGAGTGTCATTGCGCTCGGCGCTGCTGCCTGTTTTTTGGAACATAGCGGCGCTGGCTATGGGCGCGGCGCTGGGATTTTTGCTCACGGTGCTTCTGACCTCCAGACGCAGCCGCGGAAACCGGCTGATTTTGACCATCGCGGTGCTTTTGACCCTGTGCGGCGTGTGCGCGCTGATCGACGTATCCCCGCTGCTGGCGTGCATGGTGTGCAGCGCGGTCTACATCAACCGTACCGGACAGCAGGATCTCTACGCCCAGGTGGATGAGTTTACGCCGCCGGTGCTCAGCCTGTTTTTCATTGTCTCCGGCATGAATCTGGACGTCATGGCGCTCAAGACCGTGGGTCTTGCGGGATTGGGCTACTTTGTCATCCGTATCGTCGGAAAGTACCTGGGCGCCTATCTGGGGTGCCGCTGCATCGGCACGGACCGCCGCACCCGGGACTGGCTGGGCTTTGCCCTGATCCCCCAGGCCGGCGTTGCCATCGGCCTTGCGTTTTTGGGCAAGCGGGTGCTGCCGGAGGGCATCGGCGATTTGCTGCTGACAGTAATTTTGGCCTCCTCGGTGCTCTATGAGCTCATCGGGCCGGGCTGCGCCAAGTTGGCGCTGTTCCGCTCCGGAGCCATTCCGACCCAGGAAAAGAAAGAGGCCAGCCTAAAAAAAGCGGTGTGA
- a CDS encoding LysR family transcriptional regulator has translation MIDSKLYTLLRVCETGSFTKAAEQLSLTQPAVSQHIRQLEQELGVKLFHRGGGSLKLTAEGEIAIRYAKRMIALVHNLQRDIQDEKQQLTRIVVGLTHTSESNPVAEALAKYCSENHDVKIMLITDTIKNLYAKLRTYEIDLAIVEGPLAEPGYNSLLLDTDSLVLIVPNSHSLAKQGIVTVEELKNQRLILRLPSSGTQNLFLSHLESRGISIEEFNVVLEVDNIATIKDLIRRGYGVSILAKSACLDELKKGKLTALPVENLSMMREINMVYHTDFGHDDILRDISRMYNDVARLYL, from the coding sequence ATGATCGATTCCAAGCTCTATACGCTGCTGCGCGTATGCGAAACCGGCAGCTTTACCAAGGCCGCGGAGCAGCTGTCTCTGACCCAGCCCGCCGTCAGCCAGCACATTCGCCAGCTGGAACAGGAATTGGGCGTAAAACTGTTCCATCGGGGCGGCGGCTCACTAAAATTGACAGCTGAGGGCGAAATTGCCATCCGATATGCAAAGCGGATGATCGCCCTGGTACACAACCTTCAGCGGGATATTCAGGATGAAAAGCAGCAGCTGACCCGGATTGTGGTGGGCCTGACCCACACCTCGGAGAGCAATCCGGTGGCCGAAGCGCTGGCCAAATACTGCAGCGAAAACCATGATGTAAAAATAATGCTTATTACTGACACCATAAAAAATCTTTATGCAAAACTGCGCACCTATGAGATCGACCTGGCCATTGTGGAGGGTCCTCTGGCGGAACCGGGCTACAATTCCCTGCTGTTGGATACGGACAGTCTGGTGCTGATCGTGCCCAACAGCCACTCGCTGGCCAAGCAGGGGATCGTGACCGTTGAGGAGCTGAAAAACCAGCGGTTGATCCTGCGTCTGCCAAGCTCCGGCACGCAGAACCTTTTCCTCTCCCACCTTGAGAGTCGGGGCATCTCCATCGAGGAGTTCAACGTGGTGCTGGAGGTGGACAACATCGCCACCATCAAGGACCTGATCCGTCGGGGCTACGGCGTGTCCATCCTGGCCAAGAGCGCGTGTCTTGACGAGCTGAAAAAGGGAAAGCTCACCGCGCTGCCGGTGGAGAACCTGAGCATGATGCGGGAGATCAACATGGTGTACCACACGGATTTCGGCCACGACGACATCCTGCGGGACATCTCCCGGATGTACAACGACGTGGCCCGCCTCTACCTGTAG
- a CDS encoding ATP-dependent Clp protease ATP-binding subunit, which translates to MNENKFTPRAENALRYAQEAAGELGHGYVGSEHLLLGLIREEEGIAYRCLTDAGLTADMVRDLIRKSVGAGLPGSDPAQGLTPRAKRAVEIAVEESMRGGFGYVGTEHLLLGLLREGSNMAVRILRTAGVDPRKLYSAVMQKLNEAPRSQQPSADNRTKDDGKSKTLKEFTRDLTAAAREGKLDPVIGRDDEIQRVIQILSRRTKNNPVLIGEPGVGKTAIAEGLAQKIVVGDVPEELLDKKILSLDLSGMVAGTKYRGEFEERIKNTLNEVKRSGDVILFIDELHTIVGAGSAEGAVDAANIIKPALGRGEIRVIGATTLNEYRKYIEKDAALERRFQPVQVGEPSQEASVEILKGLRDKYEAHHKLTITDEALEAAVHLSARYINDRFLPDKAIDLMDEAASQVRMKGEEVSPDLKALEEKLAVLQREKQEAVTSQDFEKAAQLRDIEKDYKEQMEIERDKQRRQHTSRPVTEEDIAAVVSKWTGVPVTRLTEDEGERLLKMEETLHQRVVGQDEAVRAVARAIRRGRVGLKDPKRPIGSFLFLGPTGVGKTELCKTLAEAMFGDEKAMIRIDMSEYMEKHTVSRLVGSPPGYVGYEEGGQLTEKVRRKPYSVVLFDEIEKAHEDVWNILLQILEDGRITDSQGRTVDFKNTVIVMTSNVGAKAITNADSGRLGFAPEKDAGEEKKFESVKAAVMEELRRTFRPEFLNRIDETIVFRRLSQEDIAEIARRMLRSTAKRMEAMGIRLEADDKAIAELAKEGFDPVYGARPLRRCIQSKVEDAVAEQMLEGALKEGDTARISVEDNKLCISK; encoded by the coding sequence ATGAATGAAAATAAATTTACCCCCCGTGCGGAAAACGCCCTGCGCTATGCCCAGGAGGCGGCCGGTGAGTTAGGACACGGCTATGTGGGCAGCGAGCATCTGCTGCTGGGCCTGATCCGGGAGGAAGAGGGCATCGCCTATCGCTGTCTCACCGACGCTGGACTGACCGCGGATATGGTCCGCGATCTGATCCGCAAGAGCGTAGGCGCCGGCCTGCCCGGCAGCGACCCTGCCCAGGGGCTGACCCCCCGGGCCAAGCGGGCGGTGGAGATCGCCGTGGAGGAGTCCATGCGGGGCGGATTCGGCTATGTGGGCACGGAGCACCTGCTGCTGGGCCTGCTGCGGGAGGGCAGCAACATGGCGGTCCGCATCCTGCGCACCGCGGGCGTGGATCCCCGGAAGCTCTACTCCGCTGTGATGCAGAAGCTGAATGAAGCGCCCCGCAGCCAGCAGCCCTCCGCCGACAACCGGACCAAGGACGACGGCAAGAGCAAGACGCTGAAGGAATTCACCCGGGATTTGACCGCGGCCGCCCGGGAGGGCAAGTTAGACCCGGTCATTGGCCGGGACGATGAGATTCAGAGGGTGATCCAGATTCTCTCCCGCCGTACCAAGAACAACCCCGTGCTCATCGGCGAGCCGGGTGTGGGCAAGACGGCCATCGCCGAGGGCCTGGCCCAGAAGATCGTGGTGGGCGATGTGCCGGAGGAGCTGTTGGACAAGAAAATCCTCTCCCTGGACCTCAGCGGCATGGTGGCCGGCACCAAGTACCGGGGCGAGTTTGAAGAGCGCATCAAAAATACCCTCAACGAGGTGAAGCGCTCCGGAGACGTGATATTGTTCATCGACGAGCTGCACACCATTGTGGGTGCGGGCTCCGCCGAGGGAGCCGTGGACGCTGCCAACATCATCAAGCCCGCCCTTGGCCGGGGAGAAATCCGGGTCATCGGCGCCACCACGCTGAACGAATACCGCAAATACATTGAAAAAGACGCGGCTCTGGAGCGCCGCTTCCAGCCCGTCCAGGTGGGCGAGCCGAGCCAGGAAGCCAGCGTTGAAATCCTCAAGGGGCTGCGGGACAAGTATGAGGCGCACCACAAGCTGACCATCACCGACGAGGCGCTGGAGGCCGCGGTCCACCTGTCCGCCCGGTATATCAACGACCGGTTTCTGCCGGACAAGGCCATCGACCTGATGGACGAGGCTGCCTCCCAGGTGCGGATGAAGGGCGAGGAGGTCTCGCCGGACCTGAAGGCCCTGGAGGAGAAGCTTGCGGTTTTGCAGCGGGAAAAGCAGGAGGCCGTCACCTCCCAGGACTTTGAAAAGGCCGCTCAGCTGAGGGACATTGAAAAGGACTACAAGGAGCAGATGGAGATCGAACGGGACAAGCAGCGCCGCCAGCACACCAGCCGCCCCGTCACCGAAGAGGACATCGCCGCCGTTGTGTCCAAGTGGACCGGCGTGCCGGTGACCCGTCTCACGGAGGACGAGGGTGAGCGGCTTCTCAAGATGGAGGAGACGCTCCACCAGCGTGTGGTGGGCCAGGACGAGGCGGTCCGGGCCGTGGCCCGGGCCATCCGCCGGGGCCGTGTGGGATTGAAAGACCCCAAGCGCCCCATTGGCTCCTTCCTGTTCTTAGGCCCCACCGGCGTGGGCAAGACGGAGCTGTGCAAGACGTTAGCAGAGGCCATGTTCGGCGATGAGAAGGCCATGATCCGCATCGATATGTCCGAGTATATGGAAAAACACACCGTCTCCCGCCTGGTGGGCTCCCCTCCCGGCTATGTGGGCTATGAGGAGGGCGGCCAGCTGACGGAGAAGGTGCGCAGAAAGCCCTATTCCGTGGTGCTTTTCGATGAGATCGAAAAAGCCCACGAGGACGTGTGGAACATCCTGCTCCAGATTCTGGAGGACGGCCGCATCACCGACTCCCAGGGCCGGACCGTGGATTTCAAGAACACGGTGATCGTCATGACCTCCAACGTGGGCGCCAAGGCCATCACCAACGCCGACTCCGGCAGACTGGGCTTTGCGCCGGAGAAGGACGCCGGGGAGGAGAAAAAGTTTGAGTCCGTCAAGGCCGCTGTGATGGAGGAGCTGCGCCGCACATTCCGCCCCGAGTTTCTCAACCGCATCGACGAGACCATTGTATTCCGCCGTCTGAGTCAGGAGGACATCGCCGAGATTGCCCGCCGTATGCTCAGGAGCACGGCAAAGCGGATGGAGGCCATGGGTATCCGCCTGGAGGCAGACGATAAGGCCATCGCGGAGCTGGCCAAGGAGGGATTTGACCCCGTCTATGGAGCCCGTCCCCTGCGCCGGTGCATCCAGAGCAAGGTGGAGGACGCCGTGGCCGAACAGATGCTGGAGGGCGCCCTCAAAGAGGGCGACACCGCCCGCATCAGCGTGGAGGACAACAAGCTGTGCATCAGCAAATAA
- a CDS encoding UvrB/UvrC motif-containing protein — protein sequence MKCENCGKNEVTFVYKSNINGKVEEKHLCQECAEKLGYTKRIQESYTGMQNLFQRSFASMFTPMLAGGRDSFFGEGFGGLLGDSFFQDFFSVPALGGGQSASQENEHLVSDEEQKQVSRQRELNALRVEMKKAIESENFERAAELRDQIRAKEQEN from the coding sequence ATGAAGTGCGAAAATTGTGGCAAGAATGAAGTTACGTTTGTGTATAAGAGCAATATCAACGGCAAGGTGGAAGAGAAGCACCTGTGCCAGGAGTGCGCGGAGAAGTTGGGGTACACCAAGAGAATCCAGGAGAGCTACACCGGTATGCAGAACCTGTTCCAAAGGAGTTTTGCCTCCATGTTCACCCCCATGCTGGCCGGCGGAAGGGATTCCTTCTTCGGCGAGGGCTTCGGCGGACTGTTGGGCGACAGCTTTTTCCAGGACTTCTTCTCCGTGCCGGCCCTGGGCGGCGGCCAGAGCGCCTCTCAGGAGAACGAGCACCTCGTCTCCGATGAAGAGCAGAAGCAGGTGTCCCGCCAGCGGGAGCTGAACGCCCTTCGGGTGGAGATGAAAAAGGCCATTGAAAGCGAGAACTTTGAACGGGCGGCGGAGCTGAGAGATCAGATCCGCGCCAAGGAACAGGAAAACTGA
- a CDS encoding CtsR family transcriptional regulator, with protein MGISDLIADFIQDSLEEADGVLELQRSDLAQRFNCVPSQINYVMSTRFSPEHGYIVESRRGGNGYIRITRVRVDRQTLLMQVINSIGDEIDLKSARAILGNLVESGAVELEVGRTLLIAIGDNALRSVAREDRDRLRASIVKQVLVHAV; from the coding sequence ATGGGAATTTCCGATTTGATCGCGGACTTCATCCAGGACAGTCTGGAGGAGGCCGACGGCGTACTGGAGCTGCAGCGCAGCGACCTGGCGCAGCGGTTCAACTGTGTGCCAAGCCAGATCAACTACGTCATGTCCACCCGCTTTTCTCCGGAGCACGGGTATATCGTGGAAAGCCGCAGAGGCGGCAACGGATATATCCGCATCACCCGGGTGCGGGTGGATCGCCAGACGCTGCTGATGCAGGTTATCAACTCCATCGGCGACGAGATAGATCTGAAGTCGGCCCGGGCCATCTTGGGCAACCTGGTGGAATCCGGGGCGGTGGAGTTAGAGGTGGGACGGACGCTGCTGATCGCCATCGGCGACAACGCGCTGCGGTCCGTGGCCCGGGAGGACCGGGACCGTCTGCGGGCGTCCATTGTCAAACAGGTGCTGGTGCACGCTGTGTAG
- a CDS encoding DUF362 domain-containing protein, whose translation MAYKITSACVSCGACADACPAGAISQGDDSYIIDAGACLDCGACSDTCPNGAIVPAE comes from the coding sequence ATGGCTTACAAGATCACTTCTGCTTGCGTCAGCTGCGGTGCCTGCGCGGATGCCTGCCCTGCCGGCGCAATCAGCCAGGGCGATGATTCCTACATCATCGATGCCGGCGCTTGCTTGGACTGCGGCGCTTGCAGCGATACCTGCCCCAACGGCGCCATTGTTCCCGCTGAATAA
- a CDS encoding tRNA1(Val) (adenine(37)-N6)-methyltransferase, which yields MERTDQLWPGGPRYYYDDAYFPPGTDSFLLGAFPRLRPKERVCDLGCGTGLLGFLLLAREPTLQVTGVDIQPGPLSLARKSAAENRFTMSFLQADLRRPEQLPPAGSFDLVVCNPPYFKPGSGFAARGPARRIARAEEAASLEEVSSAAARLLRWGGRLALVHRPERLCDLMCALRGCGIEPKRLRWVESRGGAAPSLLLLEGRRGGGSGLDMEPPLVLRDQAGRDTPEVDAIYFRNRTTEDAPL from the coding sequence ATGGAGCGGACGGACCAGTTGTGGCCGGGCGGGCCGCGCTATTACTATGACGACGCATATTTTCCCCCGGGCACCGATTCCTTTCTGTTGGGCGCCTTTCCCCGCCTCCGCCCGAAGGAGCGGGTCTGCGATCTGGGCTGCGGCACCGGGCTTCTGGGGTTTCTGCTGCTGGCCCGGGAGCCAACCCTCCAGGTAACGGGAGTGGACATCCAGCCGGGTCCTCTGTCTCTGGCCCGGAAGAGCGCTGCGGAAAACAGATTCACCATGTCTTTTTTACAGGCCGACCTGCGCCGCCCGGAACAGCTTCCGCCTGCGGGCAGCTTTGACCTGGTGGTCTGCAACCCGCCTTACTTTAAACCGGGCAGCGGCTTTGCCGCCCGTGGACCGGCCCGCCGGATCGCCCGGGCGGAGGAGGCCGCCTCGTTGGAGGAGGTCTCCTCCGCGGCGGCGCGGCTGCTGCGCTGGGGCGGGCGGCTGGCCCTGGTCCACCGGCCGGAGCGGCTGTGTGACCTGATGTGCGCCCTGCGCGGCTGCGGCATCGAGCCCAAGCGGCTGCGGTGGGTGGAGAGCCGCGGCGGCGCCGCCCCTTCCCTGCTGCTCCTGGAGGGCCGGCGGGGCGGCGGAAGCGGCCTTGACATGGAGCCGCCCCTTGTGCTCCGGGACCAGGCGGGCCGGGACACGCCGGAGGTGGATGCCATCTACTTTCGAAATCGAACAACGGAGGACGCGCCCTTATGA
- the rsmI gene encoding 16S rRNA (cytidine(1402)-2'-O)-methyltransferase, whose translation MSGTLYLVATPIGNLGDFSPRALSTLQQVDFIAAEDTRVSVKLLNHFGVKKPMVSYHEHNHVSAGQSILNRLVGGESCALITDAGTPAISDPGEDLVRLCAASGVSVLSIPGCCAAVSALAVSGLPTGRFTFEGFLTTNKKSRREHLQSLAGERRTMVFHEAPHKLCNTLADLCESFGSERKIALCRELTKLHEETMRTTLGEAVLFYRDHAPKGEYVLVLAGAELPQPPRFTLADGVAQVMERRARGARMKDAVRQVAGEMELSRNELYQAVIEREGD comes from the coding sequence ATGAGCGGAACACTGTACCTGGTCGCCACCCCCATCGGAAACTTAGGCGACTTTTCTCCCCGAGCCCTGTCAACCCTGCAGCAGGTGGATTTTATCGCCGCTGAGGACACCCGGGTCTCTGTCAAGCTCCTGAACCATTTCGGTGTCAAAAAGCCCATGGTCAGCTATCATGAGCACAACCACGTCAGCGCCGGGCAGTCCATCCTGAACCGCCTTGTGGGCGGCGAGAGCTGCGCCCTGATCACCGACGCGGGCACCCCGGCCATCAGCGACCCCGGCGAGGACCTGGTGCGGCTGTGCGCCGCGTCCGGCGTCAGCGTGCTGAGCATTCCCGGCTGTTGCGCTGCGGTCAGCGCCCTGGCCGTCTCGGGACTCCCCACCGGGCGGTTTACCTTTGAGGGGTTTCTCACCACCAACAAAAAAAGCCGACGGGAGCACCTCCAGTCTCTGGCGGGCGAGCGGCGCACCATGGTCTTCCACGAGGCGCCCCACAAGCTCTGCAACACCTTGGCGGACCTGTGCGAGTCTTTTGGGTCGGAGCGGAAAATCGCCCTGTGCCGGGAGCTGACCAAGCTCCACGAGGAGACCATGCGCACCACTTTAGGCGAGGCTGTCCTCTTTTACCGGGACCACGCCCCCAAAGGCGAGTATGTCCTGGTCCTGGCCGGAGCGGAGCTTCCGCAGCCTCCCCGCTTTACCCTGGCCGACGGCGTGGCGCAGGTCATGGAGCGCAGGGCCCGGGGCGCTCGTATGAAAGACGCTGTGCGTCAGGTTGCCGGGGAGATGGAGCTCTCCCGCAATGAGCTTTATCAGGCTGTTATAGAACGGGAGGGCGATTGA
- a CDS encoding AbrB/MazE/SpoVT family DNA-binding domain-containing protein — protein MKSTGIVRKVDELGRIVLPIEMRRTLDIAEKDALEIYVEGSSVILKKYKPSCIFCDSTKEITTFKGKNVCPKCLKELKNM, from the coding sequence ATGAAGTCAACAGGTATTGTCAGAAAAGTGGACGAGCTGGGCCGCATTGTCCTGCCTATTGAAATGCGACGTACACTGGACATTGCCGAGAAGGACGCATTGGAGATTTATGTGGAAGGGTCCTCCGTTATTCTGAAAAAATACAAACCCAGCTGCATTTTCTGTGACAGTACAAAAGAGATTACCACGTTCAAAGGCAAGAATGTTTGCCCGAAGTGTTTAAAAGAACTGAAGAATATGTGA